The following are from one region of the Rattus rattus isolate New Zealand chromosome 13, Rrattus_CSIRO_v1, whole genome shotgun sequence genome:
- the Apela gene encoding apelin receptor early endogenous ligand, whose protein sequence is MRFQSFFWVFFIFAMSLLFITEEKSVNFPRRRKLYRHNCFRRRCISLHSRVPFP, encoded by the exons atgagatTCCAGTCctttttttgggtattttttatcTTTGCGATGAGTCTCCTTTTTATCACGGAAGAGAAATCAG ttAATTTTCCCAGAAGAAGAAAACTATACAGACACAACTGCTTTCGCCGGAGATGCATTTCACTTCATTCTCGAGTGCCCTTCCCATAA